In a genomic window of Spirosoma agri:
- a CDS encoding MlaE family ABC transporter permease translates to MSRLGHYFIFLGSLFRNREKMRVYLGLILNECTSIGVGSVFIVALVNTFIGAVTCVQTAYNLTNPFVPHNIIALIVRDSTILELAPTLTCIVLAGKVGSNIASELGTMRITEQIDALEVMGINSSSYLVLPKVIASVLMIPLLVIMAGFLSILGGYIAGVLAGVISPEDYVSGLRFEYKPFGVVFALIKTVVFSFLVSTISAYQGYSVQGGALEVGAASTAAVTNSCIAIVAADFVLTQVLLT, encoded by the coding sequence ATGTCACGGTTAGGTCATTATTTTATTTTTCTGGGGTCGCTCTTCCGGAATCGGGAGAAAATGCGGGTCTATCTGGGGCTTATTCTAAACGAGTGCACGTCGATCGGCGTAGGATCGGTTTTTATCGTTGCTCTGGTCAACACCTTCATCGGCGCGGTTACCTGCGTTCAAACGGCCTACAACCTCACAAACCCGTTCGTTCCCCACAACATTATTGCGCTCATCGTGCGGGACAGTACCATTCTGGAGCTAGCCCCCACATTGACCTGTATCGTGCTGGCCGGTAAGGTTGGCTCTAACATAGCCAGCGAGTTGGGCACGATGCGGATCACCGAACAAATCGACGCGCTGGAGGTAATGGGCATTAATTCGAGCTCCTATCTGGTCTTACCCAAAGTAATCGCATCGGTCCTGATGATTCCGTTGCTGGTTATTATGGCGGGCTTTCTTTCTATCCTGGGTGGCTATATCGCTGGTGTTCTGGCGGGTGTCATCTCTCCCGAAGATTACGTATCCGGACTACGCTTCGAGTACAAACCATTCGGTGTTGTGTTCGCCCTGATCAAAACCGTTGTCTTTTCCTTTCTGGTATCAACAATATCAGCGTATCAGGGGTATAGTGTACAAGGTGGGGCTCTCGAAGTCGGGGCTGCGTCAACAGCGGCTGTGACCAATAGTTGTATTGCGATTGTAGCCGCTGACTTTGTTCTGACACAGGTATTATTGACGTAG
- a CDS encoding SDR family oxidoreductase has protein sequence MNPLVVVTGGTKGIGRAVVDQFVTEGFDAVVCARSVAGLQGAGLLPFAADLSKRAGVEALLAYIHSLDRPVDVLVNNTGVFLPGQIQDEAEGTFEQLMSTNVGSAYHLTRGLVGDMVVRKQGHIFMMCSTASITAYTNGGSYCISKFALLGMSRVLREELKPHGVKVTAILPGATLTASWEGTDLPEERFLKPDDVAQSIWAAYSLSKSAVIEEILIRPQLGDI, from the coding sequence ATGAATCCACTAGTTGTTGTAACGGGGGGCACTAAAGGAATAGGCCGCGCGGTTGTCGATCAATTCGTTACCGAGGGTTTCGATGCCGTTGTTTGTGCCCGGTCGGTTGCCGGTTTGCAGGGAGCGGGGTTATTGCCCTTTGCAGCTGACCTCTCGAAGCGGGCGGGCGTCGAAGCGCTGCTGGCTTATATTCACTCGCTTGATCGGCCTGTCGATGTGTTGGTGAATAATACGGGTGTGTTTCTGCCGGGCCAGATTCAGGATGAAGCCGAGGGCACGTTCGAGCAATTGATGAGCACGAATGTGGGCAGTGCCTATCACCTTACACGCGGCCTGGTTGGCGATATGGTGGTCAGAAAACAAGGTCATATTTTTATGATGTGTTCAACCGCCAGCATTACGGCCTACACGAACGGAGGTTCCTATTGCATCTCGAAGTTTGCGCTGCTGGGCATGAGCCGCGTTTTGCGGGAAGAATTAAAACCGCACGGCGTTAAGGTAACGGCTATCTTGCCGGGCGCTACACTGACCGCGAGCTGGGAAGGAACCGACCTGCCGGAGGAGCGTTTCCTGAAACCGGACGATGTGGCGCAGAGCATCTGGGCCGCGTATTCGCTCTCTAAAAGTGCTGTTATAGAAGAGATTCTTATTCGTCCCCAACTGGGCGATATTTAG